Genomic segment of Arachis hypogaea cultivar Tifrunner chromosome 16, arahy.Tifrunner.gnm2.J5K5, whole genome shotgun sequence:
aggtTAATCATACTCCTACAAAAATGTGAGAGTAAAGAATCTATGGCCTTAATTTTAacaagtaaaaaatatttaaaataatttattatcgtATCTTATGCACTATGATACTAAAcattgtaaataattaaaattttaataaatcttATACAATTATTGAATTTTATCCTATCATATTAACCAAACCATCCCTGTGTCACTGAGTTGACTAGGGTTTGTGAGTACTCCAACACTCCAACACCAAACCTGGCAATAAGGTACTttacccctattattattattattattattattaaatcaaatcaaaagttgTCTTCAAAACATTCACTCACCTCCCTTGGTTCTTGGATCTTCGCTTTTTCCTTTCCATCGCTATTGCTGAACGAGGCAGAGAAGCAGAGAGAAAATCGTAACCCTAATCCGATTTCAAACAAGAGCAATGGAATCTGCGTCTCGAAGAAGTGGAGGAGGCATCTTTGAAGCCCTTTACAAGGTCCTCATGCGCCGCAATTCTGTCTATGTCACCTTCGTCATCGCCGGCGCTTTCGTTGGTGAACGGGTATCTCTTTCATTTCCTTCGCTTCAGTTGCAGTATCCGATGCTTTATAGTAATTGTTGAAATCCAGCTTTGTAGGAGGGTGAATTTTATCTTGCGGTTAAGGGAATCCATCTTTCAATTGccactttatataatttattgttgTGATAATtcagttcttttttttttgtttttttttttcttctgaatgAATTTATGACTTTTATTGTGCAAGTTTATTCACATTTGAAGCTCcgatttttgtttttggtttcttcCATGTTTATTTAAGATCTGTTTCTTCGGTTGGAATTGCTGAGTGATTCTGTTATTGGGTTGCAGGCTGTGGATTATGGAGTTCACAAGCTCTGGGAGCACAATAATATTGGGGTAATATGCCTGCCTCATGTTATGTCTTGTGGTTTATCTGTTGATTTTACTTGGATGCCTTGTCATGTGCTGCTTGCTTATTTGTGACGATGATATATTGGATCTACGATGAAACTTGGACGGGGTATTTTTTTTGTAGGTCATGTTTACATATCTTGTTAATAGTTTTGGCTTTATTAAGATAACAAGTTCTTTGTATGGTATATCCGTTAAAATGGATTAAGCTTATGCAACATCTACTGTCTATTCTATACCAATGCTCTACACAGTGGAATAAAACTTGATTGTCCTTGTACTATGGTTATTAAGTTATTAGTATCTCCTGATTCTGCAAATACACTTCATAGGCCAGTAATTCATAAATACTAATTGGAATTAGCTAGTATTGCTTCAAAGTTTTTTGGGAAAATATTAAATGCCTTTAAGTTGATTCTGCAGCATC
This window contains:
- the LOC112754521 gene encoding cytochrome b-c1 complex subunit 9, mitochondrial → MESASRRSGGGIFEALYKVLMRRNSVYVTFVIAGAFVGERAVDYGVHKLWEHNNIGKRYEDISVLGQRQSEE